A single window of Bombus pascuorum chromosome 1, iyBomPasc1.1, whole genome shotgun sequence DNA harbors:
- the LOC132915448 gene encoding uncharacterized protein LOC132915448, with amino-acid sequence MAEIEATDEDTTTEYLDDTTDMEVTEDTEGTEDTEREGKDEETVTEEETIKEAEDEGVVGYEDASRKIGKKHGRKKLKNWMERCMREKWKCDMPLWQLYMKTFVEDYKQREEDDIFKHRKPADLRKFPRVQSSEDLPTHYKCLPLNVFQLKDQSKLPDKLDRSKMIRIWKNMRTNIPKDPQSRVLHQVHLSKSDTAVEPQISKTDDDRWPGMWPCTTRDMAKELLERRRQKRMKRKDLFPCDPDYVRDGFQDPNNDYSDRKELGHARIPQSCPLSTKEMLVDRAAGEQHGLVDGDYIIFELPSKARGTRIYADVCLRGLKGMHLPELGVLRARKRTWKFCFYQAIVALLAKTQLRYKYAWSANIDYVYDHAWLLYTHMGMINIKDKQRLDDIVVYNYKYSIEVRLIQELNDVPIVTDIPWDYEERNMRRKMILERKELMNVKLEIGSEKITDEQIAPVHRGIKRVQEWFDKLKVRYRNCIFRTTRFSVAFWKDNLFWYLYNPYRCDEFGYWDDNGYACILKFCSKESLTRHLMILLLRAYVYTTPKLSKEELEKKPETDTAAMSMEQPVAAEDLETAEPLLTMEQAETATESGVSEEPNVEQQASGPNESVRTQPSGISYLKEAGAAQQPETLEEETEEKFFTIQIFHVSYLCCQIHNLKLLQRGAPKPPKRYVKKKTIDDCPFDPLDMRDPCAIEQEEGDLKESIEKPTWLKLYKITWTKSLAVPQKKKGSKELGLGKMRWHQYVVEESNKLFSLWGEIHITDGMFERENRGMQTYACYVVCAGMTRIMAPEYWSSKTLDVIVMCGDRYYTHSKLEAEFKSTKNEYSHVNCWNRYLMSHFKIGETMFEAKVLPAICGRLYAKSGKYLWQSLEQMFLKYKFGILTCESSCLGVFKFCGAYYMCDVNSLGPPLFSYGEGAVYLLRATYFLKFITVLVLTIGSPECSQFALNPIEILKVVDVGPSVFPVGRTEKKDRAKRGTKVECPYDEEKKKQMKKWKHKRAETARTIDKLCCKGGE; translated from the exons ATGGCCGAGATTGAAGCAACCGATGAAGATACTACGACCGAATACCTCGATGACACTACAGACATGGAGGTTACGGAGGATACAGAGGGTACAGAAGATACAGAGCGGGAaggaaaagacgaagaaactGTAACCGAAGAAGAAACAATAAAGGAAGCAGAGGATGAAGGTGTCGTAGGATATGAAGATGCATCCAGAAAGATTGGAAAGAAACACGGgaggaagaaattgaaaaattggatGGAACGATGTATgagagaaaaatggaaatgcGACATGCCGCTTTGGCAACTTTACATGAAAAC ATTCGTAGAAGACTACAAGCAACGAGAGGAggatgatatttttaaacatagaAAGCCTGCTGATCTTAGAAAATTTCCTCGTGTTCAATCGTCGGAAGATCTGCCCACCCATTACAAGTGTTTACCACTTAACGTTTTCCAGCTGAAGGATCAATCGAAATTGCCTGACAAATTAGATCGATCGAAGATGATACGAATCTGGAAGAACATGCGTACAAACATACCT AAAGATCCTCAATCACGAGTACTTCATCAGGTGCACCTCTCCAAATCGGATACAGCGGTAGAGCCACAGATATCAAAGACCGATGACGATAGATGGCCAGGAATGTGGCCGTGCACGACGAGAGACATGGCAAAAGAATTGCTGGAGAGACGAAGGCAGAAgcgaatgaaacgaaaagatCTGTTTCCCTGTGATCCGGACTATGTACGCGATGGTTTTCAAGATCCGAACAACGATTATTCCGATCGTAAGGAACTAGGTCATGCTCGAATCCCGCAATCTTGTCCTCTATCAACCAAGGAGATGCTAGTCGATCGTGCTGCTGGTGAACAGCACGGTTTAGTAGACGGTGATTACATCATTTTCGAGTTACCCTCGAAAGCTCGGGGAACCAGAATCTACGCAGATGTATGTCTTCGAGGGTTAAAGGGTATGCATTTGCCAGAATTGGGAGTTCTACGAGCGCGCAAAAGGACGTGGAAGTTCTGTTTTTATCAGGCGATCGTTGCTCTTCTAGCTAAGACACAACTGAG ATACAAGTATGCCTGGAGCGCGAACATCGATTATGTGTACGATCACGCGTGGTTGCTCTACACCCACATGGGTATGATCAATATCAAGGACAAGCAAAGGCTAGACGACATCGTTGTGTACAACTACAAATACAGTATCGAAGTAAGATTGATTCAAGAATTAAACGACGTCCCAATCGTCACTGATATTCCATGGGATTACGAGGAAAGGAACATGCGACGAAAAATGATCCTGGAACGAAAGGAGCTGATGAACGTTAAACTGGAAATCGGTTCCGAGAAAATAACCGATGAACAAATAGCGCCAGTTCACAGAGGCATCAAGAGAGTCCAGGAGTGGTTCGACAAACTTAAAGTACGTTATCGTAACTGTATATTCCGCACCACCCGATTCTCCGTAGCATTTTGGAAAGACAATCTATTCTGGTACCTGTACAATCCATATCGATGCGACGAATTCGGCTATTGGGACGATAACGGATATGCTTGCATCTTGAAGTTTTGCTCTAAAGAATCTCTTACAAGGCATCTGATGATTCTTCTACTAAGAGCTTACGTTTACACTACTCCAAAACTCAGCAAGGAGGAACTAGAAAAGAAACCAGAAACCGATACAGCTGCAATGTCTATGGAGCAACCAGTAGCTGCAGAAGATCTTGAAACTGCGGAACCATTACTAACTATGGAACAGGCAGAAACTGCAACAGAATCGGGCGTTTCGGAAGAACCCAATGTTGAACAGCAAGCAAGTGGTCCGAACGAATCGGTTCGTACACAGCCATCAGGAATAAGCTATTTGAAGGAAGCAGGCGCTGCACAGCAACCAGAAACACTCGAGGAAGAgacagaagaaaaattcttcacGATCCAAATTTTCCACGTGTCCTATCTCTGCTGCCAGATTCACAATCTTAAATTACTTCAACGAGGTGCACCAAAGCCACCTAAGCGCTACGTGAAGAAGAAGACCATCGACGATTGTCCTTTCGATCCCCTAGACATGAGGGACCCATGCGCGATCGAACAAGAGGAAGGTGACCTCAAGGAATCGATCGAAAAACCAACATGGTTGAAACTGTACAAAATCACTTGGACAAAATCACTGGCTGTTCCTCAGAAGAAAAAAGGCAGTAAGGAACTCGGCTTAGGGAAGATGCGCTGGCATCAATACGTCGTAGAAGaatcaaacaaattattttctttatggGGAGAGATTCATATCACGGATGGTATGTTCGAGAGAGAAAACCGCGGGATGCAAACGTACGCTTGTTACGTGGTTTGCGCTGGTATGACAAGAATTATGGCGCCTGAATATTGGAGTTCGAAGACACTGGATGTGATTGTTATGTGCGGAGAcagatattacacgcatagtAAATTAGAAGCAGAATTTAAATCCACGAAAAATGAATATAGTCACGTGAATTGTTGGAACAGGTATTTGATGAGTCATTTTAAAATCGGCGAGACGATGTTCGAAGCAAAGGTTCTGCCAGCAATTTGTGGTAGATTGTACGCGAAATCTGGCAAGTATTTATGGCAATCTTTAGAACAGATGTTCCTCAAGTATAAATTTGGTATTTTAACGTGCGAAAGCTCCTGTTTAGGTGTGTTTAAATTTTGTGGCGCTTATTATATGTGTGACGTTAACTCTTTGGGTCCGCCGTTGTTTTCGTACGGAGAGGGAGCAGTTTATCTGTTAAGAGCCacgtattttttgaaattcatcACGGTTCTAGTGTTGACGATCGGTTCACCAGAATGCAGTCAGTTTGCTCTGAACCCTATCGAAATATTGAAGGTCGTCGATGTAGGTCCTTCTGTGTTTCCTGTTGGAAGAACTGAGAAAAAGGATAGAGCTAAAAGAGGTACCAAAGTGGAATGCCCGTACGacgaggagaagaaaaaacagaTGAAAAAGTGGAAGCATAAGAGAGCGGAAACCGCACGAACTATCGATAAATTGTGCTGTAAAGGTGGAGAATGA
- the LOC132908331 gene encoding N-acetylglucosamine-6-sulfatase-like, whose translation MTILFTCIFVSCIFLSYCAENIVLIIADDLDIFLDGMTPMQSTLELIGSKGATFSNCFVASPICCPNRASILTGTYQHNHLVVNNSINGGCNSIEWQKLQEPNTFAAHLKKEMLYKTFYGGKYLNQYGEKIVGGSSHVPEGWDWWVGLIGNSKYYNYSLSINGTEKKFGSEPNDYLTDVISDLAIDFIKAHNSNSEPFLMVLAPPAPHAPFIPAMRHIDKYKDVIAKRTPNFNTQTQMDKHWLVQRGPSPLPDNLLPKLDEIYRRRWETLLAVDELVENVYEALKVGNLLNNTYIIFTSDNGYHIGQFSMPIDKRQPYETDIKVPLLIRGPGITPSKIVAPVSSVDLFATILGIAGIQRPSDGMSFLRKILPKDRTLLIEYRGEKSKGIPSSGCPSDYDPNLTLCSKDMACKCQDAANNTFSCIRRVSPKFNNIFCIFEDDKHYIEAYNITTDKYQLENIGYTMKRHHRYRLRKSLKRMSICKNEDCIVTNMENIYV comes from the exons atgactATTTTATTCACATGTATTTTTGTAAGTTGTATATTCTTATCATATTGTGCAGAAAACATTGTACTAATTATTGCTGATGATTTGGATATATTTCTTGATGGCAtg aCACCAATGCAAAGTACACTGGAATTAATTGGGAGTAAAGGtgcaacattttcaaattgt ttcGTCGCTTCACCTATTTGTTGCCCAAATAGAGCATCAATTTTAACTGGAACATATCAACATAATCATTTAGtagtaaataattcaattaatggAGGATGTAACAGTATCGAATGGCAAAAACTACAAGAACCAAATACATTTGCAGCACacttgaaaaaagaaatgctttataaaactttttatggtggaaaatatttaaatcag TATGGAGAAAAAATAGTAGGTGGATCCTCTCATGTACCTGAAGGATGGGATTGGTGGGTTGGACTTATtggaaattcaaaatattataattattcctTATCTATTAATGGAACTGAAAAAAAATTTGGTAGTGAACCAAATGATTATCTTACTGATGTAATT AGTGATTTGGCAATAGATTTCATTAAGGCACATAATTCAAATAGTGAACCATTTCTTATGGTTTTAGCACCGCCTGCACCACATGCACCTTTTATACCAGCAATGAGgcatattgataaatataaagatgTGATAGCTAAAAGAACACCTAATTTCAATACACAGACTCAAatg gaCAAGCATTGGCTAGTACAAAGGGGACCATCTCCACTTCCTGATAATTTATTGCCTAAGTTAGATGAAATCTACAGAAGGAGATGGGAAACATTGCTAGCTGTTGATGAACTTGTAGAGAATGTATATGAAGCTTTAAAAGTGggaaatcttttaaataatacttatattatatttacatcaGATAATGGATATCATATTG GCCAATTCAGTATGCCGATAGATAAACGCCAACCATATGAAACAGATATTAAAGTTCCATTATTAATACGAGGTCCTGGAATTACACCATCAAAGATTGTTGCACCTGTCAGCAGTGTTGACTTATTTGCAACAATTTTAGGAATAGCTGGTATACAACGTCCATCTGATGGAATGTCATTTTTGAGAAAGATATTGCCAAAAGATAGAACTCTCTTAATAGAGTATAGAGGAGAAAAATCTAAAGGTATTCCATCCTCAGGTTGTCCAAGTGATTATGATCCAAACCTTACA TTATGTTCCAAAGATATGGCATGCAAATGTCAAGATGCTGCAAATAATACTTTTAGTTGCATACGACGTGTATCTCCAAAATtcaacaatattttctgtatttttgaAGACGATAAG caTTATATTGAAGCATACAATATAACTACAGATAAGTATCAACTAGAAAATATTGGATATACTATGAAACGTCATCATAGATACAGATTGAGGAAAAGTCTGAAAAGAATGAGTATTTGTAAAAACGAAGATTGTATTGTTACAAATATGGAAAACATATATGTTTAA